One segment of Natronosalvus halobius DNA contains the following:
- a CDS encoding inorganic phosphate transporter, whose amino-acid sequence MPEPLLIFALLIAVFVGFNIGGSTTAPAFGPAVGASLVPKVVAGGLMAVFFGLGAATIGRRVVDTLGQQVLHDSSLFTLESSIVILGLIGLALFAGNRTGVPASTSMTTVGAIAGLGVASGELQWATMREIVFWWVVAPIAGFAVSVAIGYFSYQRIADWISESSSNEPLFALDQSGTIPSITVTSSQRDELLAGGVVVAVGCLMAFSSGTSNIANIVAPLIGGGVLDMSAGIVLGSAAVALGALTIARRTIETLGNEIVELPLPAALVASTVSGVIITTLSLLGIPASFVIVATVSIAGLGWSRTLRSDDGSNGRIRAPIGDGGLDPAEARGAIASKNDSSEPELEFDPFESARVLTLQHVIPIVSTVGAYAVFSVAPVY is encoded by the coding sequence ATGCCCGAGCCACTGCTGATTTTCGCGCTTCTGATCGCCGTCTTCGTTGGGTTCAACATCGGGGGCTCGACGACGGCGCCGGCGTTCGGACCCGCCGTCGGGGCGTCGCTCGTACCGAAAGTCGTCGCTGGGGGGTTGATGGCCGTCTTTTTCGGCCTCGGTGCGGCGACGATCGGTCGTCGCGTCGTCGACACGCTCGGGCAGCAGGTACTCCACGATTCGTCGCTCTTCACGCTCGAGTCGAGTATCGTCATCCTCGGCCTCATCGGCCTCGCGCTGTTCGCCGGCAATCGAACTGGTGTCCCCGCGTCGACCTCGATGACCACCGTCGGGGCAATCGCCGGCCTGGGCGTGGCCAGCGGCGAACTGCAGTGGGCAACGATGCGCGAGATCGTCTTCTGGTGGGTCGTCGCCCCGATTGCTGGGTTCGCTGTCTCGGTAGCCATCGGGTACTTCTCCTACCAGCGGATCGCCGACTGGATCTCGGAGTCGAGTTCGAACGAACCACTGTTCGCCCTGGACCAATCTGGAACGATTCCCTCGATAACCGTCACCTCGAGCCAGCGCGACGAATTACTGGCCGGGGGCGTAGTCGTCGCCGTTGGCTGTCTCATGGCGTTCAGTTCCGGCACCTCCAACATCGCGAACATCGTCGCGCCGCTGATCGGCGGTGGCGTACTCGACATGTCGGCCGGCATCGTTCTGGGATCGGCCGCCGTCGCCCTGGGTGCGCTGACGATCGCTCGACGAACCATCGAGACGCTGGGCAACGAGATCGTCGAACTCCCCCTCCCTGCCGCACTCGTTGCGTCGACGGTCAGTGGGGTTATCATCACTACACTCTCACTGCTGGGAATCCCCGCGAGTTTCGTGATCGTCGCGACGGTCTCCATCGCGGGACTCGGGTGGAGTCGGACACTCCGCAGCGACGACGGTTCCAACGGCAGAATACGCGCTCCCATCGGCGATGGCGGCCTCGACCCTGCTGAGGCCAGGGGAGCCATCGCGTCGAAGAACGACTCGTCCGAACCCGAACTCGAGTTCGACCCGTTCGAGAGCGCCCGCGTGCTCACGCTCCAGCACGTGATCCCGATCGTCTCGACCGTCGGTGCCTACGCCGTCTTCTCCGTCGCACCGGTGTACTGA
- the cysS gene encoding cysteine--tRNA ligase, with product MTLHVTNTLTGEKEPFEPQDPNNVLLYYCGLTVSDPPHLGHARSWVHVDVMHRWLEHTGYGVRHVENFTDVNEKIVARVGQDDLGDDEAEVATTYVQRTIQDMRSLNLLRAEVYPRVSEHIPEIIDLVDTLVESDYAYESNGSVYFDVTTFEEYGELSNQDIESIEAQGEPDEQAEKRHPADFALWKAGPVSEAAVHEHSKGATWKETPTGQTWDSPWGEGRPGWHIECSAMSMTHLGETLDIHVGGRDLVFPHHENEIAQSEAATGHRFARYWLHCELFQMGETKMSSSLGNFVTVDEAVEKWGTNVLRTFLTAGAYNSQQLYSDETIAEAEERWERLERAYDAAVDALDSPIAKSKFADEELRESVAAAREAFTEAMNDDFNTREAQSALLEVASAANRHLEGVDGESGPGAYDYQGLNRAVETLEDLGGVLGLTFGGADASGNVELAGEVVDLVLEIREQERDAGNYERADELRDELEAIGVEVQDTDEGPTFRLP from the coding sequence ATGACCCTGCACGTGACGAATACGTTGACGGGCGAAAAAGAGCCGTTCGAGCCACAGGATCCCAACAACGTCCTCCTCTACTACTGTGGCCTGACGGTTTCGGACCCGCCCCACCTCGGGCACGCTCGCTCGTGGGTGCACGTCGACGTGATGCACCGCTGGCTCGAACACACCGGCTACGGCGTGCGTCACGTCGAGAACTTCACCGACGTCAACGAGAAAATCGTCGCCCGCGTCGGCCAGGACGACCTCGGAGACGACGAAGCCGAGGTCGCCACAACCTACGTCCAGCGGACGATCCAGGACATGCGCTCGCTGAACCTCCTGCGGGCAGAAGTGTACCCCCGCGTCTCGGAACACATCCCCGAAATCATCGACCTCGTGGACACGCTCGTCGAGTCGGACTACGCCTACGAGTCCAATGGCTCGGTCTACTTCGACGTGACGACGTTCGAGGAGTACGGAGAACTCTCGAACCAGGACATCGAGTCGATCGAAGCCCAGGGCGAACCCGACGAACAGGCCGAAAAGCGCCACCCCGCCGACTTCGCGCTCTGGAAGGCAGGTCCAGTCTCGGAGGCGGCCGTCCACGAACACAGCAAAGGTGCGACCTGGAAGGAGACGCCGACCGGCCAGACCTGGGACTCCCCGTGGGGAGAGGGGCGTCCTGGATGGCACATCGAGTGCTCGGCGATGAGCATGACCCACCTCGGAGAAACTCTCGATATTCACGTCGGCGGCCGGGACCTCGTCTTTCCCCACCACGAGAACGAGATCGCCCAGAGCGAGGCCGCGACGGGCCACCGGTTCGCCCGCTACTGGCTCCACTGTGAGTTGTTCCAGATGGGCGAGACGAAGATGTCCTCGAGTCTGGGCAACTTCGTGACCGTCGACGAAGCCGTCGAGAAGTGGGGGACAAACGTCCTCCGAACGTTCCTCACCGCGGGGGCGTACAACAGTCAGCAACTCTACAGCGACGAGACCATTGCGGAGGCCGAGGAGCGCTGGGAACGCCTCGAGCGCGCCTACGACGCCGCCGTCGACGCGCTCGATTCCCCCATAGCAAAGTCGAAATTCGCCGACGAGGAACTTCGTGAGTCTGTGGCCGCTGCGCGGGAGGCCTTCACCGAGGCGATGAACGACGACTTCAACACCCGCGAGGCACAGTCGGCCCTGCTCGAGGTCGCGAGCGCGGCGAACCGACATCTCGAGGGCGTCGACGGAGAGAGCGGACCGGGGGCGTACGACTACCAGGGCCTGAATCGAGCCGTCGAAACCCTCGAGGACCTCGGCGGCGTGCTCGGGTTGACCTTCGGCGGCGCCGATGCGAGCGGTAACGTCGAACTCGCGGGCGAGGTCGTCGACCTGGTCCTCGAGATCCGCGAGCAGGAACGAGACGCGGGCAACTACGAGCGCGCCGACGAACTGCGCGACGAACTCGAGGCCATCGGCGTCGAGGTCCAGGATACGGACGAGGGGCCAACGTTCCGGCTTCCGTGA
- a CDS encoding zinc ribbon domain-containing protein codes for MDRSFSKKRPWLAALLGVLVTGFGHCYLRRWRRALGWIVFLFGVSILFVETTTLEALAAGESGNLAELSPLVFVAILSVVDAYLLAVAHNQVVRRTPAPDGTLTHCPYCGEELDMDLEFCHWCTSDLSDFSNLEAQQEMPTASDR; via the coding sequence ATGGATCGGTCGTTCTCGAAGAAGCGCCCGTGGCTCGCCGCGTTACTCGGTGTACTCGTCACCGGCTTCGGTCACTGTTACCTCCGCCGCTGGCGGCGTGCGCTGGGCTGGATCGTTTTCCTGTTCGGCGTCAGCATCCTGTTCGTCGAGACGACCACGCTCGAGGCGCTCGCGGCCGGCGAGAGCGGCAATCTGGCGGAATTGTCCCCGCTCGTGTTCGTCGCGATTCTCAGCGTCGTCGACGCGTATCTACTCGCGGTGGCGCACAATCAGGTCGTCCGGCGAACACCCGCGCCCGACGGGACCCTCACACACTGCCCGTACTGTGGGGAGGAACTCGACATGGATCTCGAGTTCTGCCACTGGTGTACGAGCGATCTCTCCGACTTTTCGAACCTGGAAGCACAACAGGAGATGCCTACTGCCTCGGACCGGTAG
- a CDS encoding presenilin family intramembrane aspartyl protease PSH, which yields MNERIRLGSAVGFTCLLFIGVQFGALALVEPFTAAEMQAVEDPSDPTNSLVYVGAILVMTAFMLAAFKYDLQWIIRGLIVGVSVLLSWFVFAEILPSVATVGSIGVFPLLVSLGVGAALVIYPEWYVIDIAGVVMGAGAAGLFGISFGLLPALVLLVVLAVYDAISVYRTEHMLDLAEGVMDLHIPVVLVVPTSLSYSFLEAGDVPGEIEDRGAGSTATTNGSSSEADADDFERSTVEPTDSEAVENERELERTEPRPEPDAEPEGVRDALFIGLGDAVIPTILVASAASFLDVGSLDVPLITLNAPALGGVLGTLAGLLVLMAMVLKGRPHAGLPLLNSGAIGGYLVGALWAGVPIATALGL from the coding sequence ATGAACGAGCGGATTCGGTTGGGCAGCGCGGTTGGATTCACCTGCCTGCTCTTTATCGGCGTCCAGTTCGGCGCGCTCGCGCTCGTCGAACCGTTCACCGCCGCCGAGATGCAGGCCGTCGAGGACCCCTCCGACCCGACGAACAGCCTGGTCTACGTCGGGGCGATTCTCGTGATGACAGCGTTCATGCTCGCGGCGTTCAAGTACGACCTCCAGTGGATCATTCGGGGGCTCATCGTCGGCGTCAGCGTCTTGCTCTCGTGGTTCGTCTTCGCTGAGATTCTCCCGTCCGTCGCCACGGTCGGCTCGATCGGTGTCTTCCCCCTCCTCGTCTCGCTGGGCGTCGGAGCCGCCCTCGTGATCTATCCCGAGTGGTACGTCATCGACATCGCCGGCGTCGTCATGGGCGCGGGCGCGGCCGGCCTCTTCGGGATTAGCTTCGGCCTCTTGCCCGCTCTCGTATTGCTCGTCGTGCTCGCCGTCTACGACGCGATCAGCGTCTATCGAACGGAACACATGCTCGACCTCGCCGAGGGCGTGATGGACCTGCACATTCCCGTCGTCCTCGTCGTCCCGACCTCGCTGTCGTACTCCTTCCTCGAGGCTGGCGATGTGCCCGGTGAGATCGAAGATCGAGGCGCGGGATCGACGGCGACGACCAACGGCAGTTCCTCGGAAGCCGATGCGGACGATTTCGAACGCTCCACCGTCGAACCGACCGATTCCGAGGCCGTCGAGAACGAACGAGAGCTGGAGCGAACAGAGCCCAGGCCAGAACCGGACGCAGAACCCGAAGGCGTTCGCGACGCCCTCTTCATCGGTCTCGGTGACGCCGTCATCCCGACCATCCTTGTCGCCAGCGCCGCGTCCTTCCTCGATGTCGGCTCGCTCGATGTCCCGCTGATCACGCTCAACGCGCCCGCGTTGGGTGGCGTGCTGGGCACGCTCGCGGGGCTGCTGGTCCTGATGGCCATGGTCCTCAAGGGCCGACCGCACGCCGGATTGCCGCTGCTCAATTCGGGAGCGATCGGTGGCTATCTCGTCGGCGCACTGTGGGCTGGCGTCCCAATCGCGACCGCCCTCGGGCTGTGA
- a CDS encoding PQQ-binding-like beta-propeller repeat protein — protein MSDHSRRTFLRRTGLTITAGSALAAASGTTAVASTTAADPGDWPSLGGRPGNNARVASGIDDPGSLEVAWSCDCGGHVAVVDETVYLRADDGSVHAYEAEDGSQLWQTDDLGADRTPAFADGTVYVGGDGLTAVDAEDGDVRWQRDLEYSDGIRSPNVADETVFVVGDGVLYAIDATSGEAHWQFEPDDGELHEMSVPIDDGVVFVADETRLYAREASDGSERWTFDLEANDDDGQFSTVTPVVDYGILAVGYQDESDAGLSYHDVEFGGRIARVAGRAHNHPPVIGSELVYTVDGTNNDTATGHDIETGEKAWDPEPSGEGTSPLIIDEEHVYAGLESGPGSTDGDEESWMRFFAFDAWDGSVEWERDTRTVLSPLALVDETLYVGSVDGEALAALRPDGEGNDGKNGDDESDGGSEIDDDTDEEDGSNERGDSDDGGSENDSSDISEGNESDSTDDSSGSDETDDSNDTIGSNDSSDESATEDGGSSADETDDSTPGFTGVGALAGGGLAFEWLRRRVDEDEHEE, from the coding sequence ATGTCAGACCACAGCCGACGAACGTTTCTCCGGCGTACCGGGCTAACGATCACCGCCGGAAGTGCCCTCGCCGCAGCGAGTGGGACGACTGCCGTCGCGTCGACGACGGCCGCCGACCCGGGCGACTGGCCTTCCCTCGGAGGGAGGCCCGGAAACAACGCACGGGTCGCATCGGGAATCGACGACCCCGGGTCTCTCGAGGTCGCCTGGTCGTGTGACTGCGGCGGCCACGTCGCGGTCGTCGACGAGACGGTCTACCTCCGAGCGGACGACGGCTCCGTACACGCCTACGAAGCCGAGGACGGGTCACAGCTGTGGCAAACCGACGACCTCGGCGCCGATCGAACGCCAGCGTTTGCCGACGGAACCGTCTACGTCGGCGGCGACGGCCTCACCGCGGTCGACGCCGAAGACGGCGACGTTCGCTGGCAGCGAGACCTCGAGTACAGCGACGGAATTCGGTCGCCTAACGTCGCGGACGAAACCGTGTTCGTCGTCGGCGACGGCGTCCTCTACGCGATCGACGCCACAAGCGGCGAAGCGCACTGGCAGTTCGAACCGGACGACGGGGAGCTACACGAAATGTCGGTCCCGATCGACGACGGCGTCGTTTTCGTCGCGGACGAGACGCGCCTGTACGCCCGTGAGGCCAGCGACGGCTCCGAACGCTGGACGTTCGACCTCGAGGCCAACGACGACGATGGACAGTTCAGTACGGTCACGCCGGTCGTTGACTATGGCATCCTGGCCGTCGGTTACCAGGACGAATCGGACGCTGGACTCTCCTACCACGATGTCGAATTCGGAGGTCGAATCGCTCGCGTGGCCGGTCGAGCGCACAACCACCCACCCGTGATCGGCTCTGAACTCGTCTACACCGTCGACGGGACGAACAACGACACCGCTACGGGCCACGACATCGAGACGGGAGAGAAAGCGTGGGATCCAGAGCCGTCCGGCGAAGGGACCAGTCCGCTCATCATCGACGAAGAGCACGTTTACGCCGGTCTCGAAAGTGGCCCAGGATCGACCGATGGGGACGAGGAGTCCTGGATGCGGTTTTTCGCGTTCGACGCCTGGGACGGCTCCGTCGAGTGGGAGAGAGACACCAGGACGGTACTGAGTCCCCTCGCACTCGTCGACGAAACGCTCTACGTTGGGAGCGTCGACGGCGAGGCGCTGGCTGCGTTGCGACCGGACGGCGAGGGCAACGACGGAAAGAACGGAGACGACGAGTCCGACGGGGGGAGCGAGATCGACGATGATACCGACGAAGAGGACGGCTCCAACGAAAGAGGGGATTCTGACGACGGTGGTTCCGAAAACGATTCCAGTGATATCAGCGAGGGCAACGAGAGCGACAGTACCGACGACTCGAGCGGTTCTGATGAGACGGACGACTCCAACGACACCATCGGCTCCAACGACTCCAGCGACGAATCCGCAACCGAAGATGGCGGATCGTCGGCCGACGAAACGGACGACTCGACCCCCGGATTCACCGGCGTTGGCGCGCTCGCCGGCGGTGGACTCGCCTTCGAGTGGCTGCGACGCCGAGTCGACGAAGACGAACACGAGGAGTAA
- a CDS encoding H/ACA ribonucleoprotein complex subunit GAR1 — translation MRRIGTVVRTAQGLAVLRAEPVGDGDDGNDGGGGTGDDSGRNAIGTMVLDDSLETVGRVVDVFGPVDRPYLAVTPQSSVHLPGLVGSTLYAR, via the coding sequence ATGCGGCGGATTGGAACGGTCGTCCGGACGGCCCAGGGGCTCGCAGTATTGCGGGCTGAGCCTGTGGGCGACGGGGACGACGGCAACGACGGCGGGGGCGGTACTGGCGACGATAGCGGACGAAACGCCATTGGCACGATGGTCCTGGACGACTCTCTCGAAACCGTCGGTCGCGTCGTCGACGTGTTCGGTCCGGTCGACCGACCGTATCTCGCGGTTACGCCGCAGTCGAGCGTTCACCTGCCCGGCCTCGTCGGGTCGACGCTGTATGCACGATAA
- the srp19 gene encoding signal recognition particle subunit SRP19: protein MVENVIWPAYLDSTRTRAEGRRVPLELAVEEPTVEEIAKAVQQIGYDATVERDKAYSREHWVPRGRVVVRGTDDSTKNDLVQAVAAYVVALRE, encoded by the coding sequence ATGGTCGAGAACGTCATCTGGCCCGCGTACCTGGATTCCACCCGCACGCGGGCCGAGGGGCGACGCGTACCCCTCGAGCTGGCAGTCGAAGAGCCGACGGTCGAGGAAATCGCGAAGGCCGTCCAGCAGATCGGCTACGACGCGACCGTCGAACGCGACAAGGCATACTCGCGAGAGCACTGGGTGCCCCGGGGGCGGGTCGTCGTCCGCGGAACCGACGATTCGACAAAGAACGACCTCGTCCAGGCAGTCGCGGCGTACGTCGTCGCGCTGCGGGAGTGA